One Natronomonas moolapensis 8.8.11 genomic region harbors:
- a CDS encoding McrC family protein: MTTADLIELSEYDESDPIDLSNDDIEMIESQVDGLRVEYRRGKQVVLHTDHRVGVVALPDGPTIEIQPKIGDPNLVTLLRYANGAEPTHLSRETELESGTNFVDTVAALFLEELEVVLSQGLRREYVNVEGTEEYLRSRLNVQRQLAGGPGKTDFECDYDEFTYDTRLNQTILCVANALSSVVDSTEIAGELREYESRLRRRVTLREVSIEEAERIELTRLTDYYEKVLVLSRLVLKHIYLEDIVAGEGASYSLLIGMNEVFEKVVERTARETVDERDGWSVERQARTDNLLRGSPSIRMRPDFIVKRHGKPVLVGDAKWKTGVKNNDVYQVVAYQTAYDAPGVLVYPDNDGAVENDYSVKNGYDLAMLELPTGVNTADVDEFGRENVGRFFDFLSRTVS; the protein is encoded by the coding sequence GTGACAACTGCTGACCTGATAGAACTGTCCGAGTACGACGAATCGGACCCAATCGACCTGTCCAATGACGATATCGAGATGATCGAATCACAGGTCGATGGATTACGAGTGGAGTACAGACGAGGCAAACAGGTCGTACTGCACACGGATCATCGAGTCGGAGTCGTCGCTCTCCCCGACGGACCCACTATTGAGATACAACCGAAGATCGGGGATCCGAACCTAGTCACGCTACTACGATACGCAAACGGGGCAGAGCCAACCCATCTCTCGCGCGAAACGGAACTCGAAAGCGGGACGAATTTTGTGGACACGGTAGCAGCCCTGTTTCTCGAAGAGCTGGAGGTAGTTCTGTCTCAAGGTCTCAGGAGAGAGTACGTCAATGTAGAAGGAACAGAAGAGTATCTCCGTAGCAGACTAAACGTCCAGAGACAGCTCGCAGGAGGTCCCGGGAAGACGGATTTCGAGTGCGACTACGACGAATTTACCTATGATACCAGGCTAAACCAGACGATTCTCTGCGTTGCGAACGCGCTGTCGTCGGTGGTGGATAGCACCGAGATCGCTGGTGAACTACGCGAATACGAATCGCGGCTCAGACGACGAGTGACGCTCCGAGAAGTTTCGATCGAGGAAGCCGAACGGATCGAACTGACTCGCCTTACTGATTACTATGAGAAGGTTCTGGTCTTGTCTCGGCTCGTACTGAAACACATCTACCTCGAAGATATCGTCGCCGGTGAGGGTGCATCGTACTCCCTATTGATCGGAATGAATGAGGTGTTCGAAAAGGTGGTGGAGAGAACTGCACGCGAAACTGTGGACGAACGAGATGGCTGGAGCGTTGAAAGGCAGGCTCGAACCGACAATCTACTTAGGGGGAGTCCGTCGATTCGTATGCGGCCTGATTTCATCGTCAAGCGTCACGGTAAGCCAGTATTGGTCGGGGACGCCAAGTGGAAGACCGGCGTCAAGAATAACGACGTCTATCAGGTCGTAGCGTACCAGACAGCCTATGATGCGCCGGGTGTGCTGGTCTATCCAGACAACGATGGTGCTGTCGAGAATGACTACTCCGTGAAGAACGGGTATGATTTAGCGATGTTGGAGCTACCGACAGGGGTGAATACTGCAGATGTTGATGAATTCGGTCGAGAAAACGTTGGGCGATTTTTCGATTTTCTCTCCCGGACCGTGAGTTGA
- a CDS encoding IS6 family transposase, whose product MPKNARLNGHLDEIELGFVEREATPKLLMKLGIQLHLAGLSLSNTISILEIFGVSRARSTVHNWVHKADLQPKSGRDPDHVAVDETVIRLNNKQYWLYAAVDPETNKLLYTTLEPTTNKAIAHAFFAELREKHDVDDAVFLVDGSHSLKDACRRHSLDFRYERHGNRNSVERVFREVKRRTISFSNCFSNAEADTADDWLRSFAFAWNQLI is encoded by the coding sequence ATGCCCAAAAACGCCCGCCTCAACGGCCATTTGGACGAGATCGAGTTAGGTTTTGTGGAGCGAGAAGCGACACCGAAATTGCTGATGAAGCTTGGTATTCAACTCCATTTAGCTGGCCTATCACTTTCGAATACCATTTCTATCCTTGAGATATTCGGTGTCAGTCGAGCTCGATCTACTGTTCACAACTGGGTTCACAAGGCAGATCTACAGCCCAAATCTGGTCGGGATCCGGATCACGTTGCGGTGGATGAGACCGTGATCCGACTCAATAATAAGCAGTACTGGCTGTATGCTGCTGTCGATCCCGAGACAAACAAATTACTGTATACAACGCTTGAACCGACGACAAACAAGGCAATCGCTCACGCATTCTTTGCCGAACTCCGCGAGAAACACGACGTTGACGACGCGGTGTTTCTCGTAGATGGCTCGCACTCACTGAAAGACGCCTGTCGCCGCCACAGCCTCGATTTCAGATATGAACGCCATGGAAATCGGAATAGCGTCGAACGTGTCTTTCGAGAGGTAAAACGACGAACTATCAGTTTTTCAAACTGTTTTAGCAATGCCGAAGCAGACACCGCCGACGATTGGCTTCGATCCTTCGCCTTCGCATGGAATCAGCTTATCTGA